The Planktothrix agardhii NIES-204 genomic interval CCGTTCGGGTCAACCTCTGTTAATTATTGCTGAAGATATTGATGGGGAAGCCTTAGCAACTTTGGTGGTGAATAAAGCCAGAGGCGTGTTAAATGTGGCGGCAATTAAAGCCCCTAGTTTTGGTGAACGTCGTAAAGCTTTATTACAGGATATTGCGGTTTTGACAGGCGGACAATTAATTTCTGAAGAAGTGGGATTAAGTTTAGATACCGTTTCTTTGGATATGTTAGGAACTGCCAACACAATCACCATTGAAAAAGACAATACAATTATTGTTACGGATAGCAAAACTCAATCCGATGTGAAAAAACGGGTTGAACAAATTCGTCGTCAACTGGAAGAAACCGACTCTGAATATGATGCGGAAAAACTCCAAGAGCGAATTGCAAAATTAGCCGGAGGGGTGGCTGTAATCAAAGTGGGGGCTGCCACCGAAACGGAAATGAAATCTCGGAAACTGCGGATTGAAGATGCCTTAAATGCCACTAAAGCCGCCGTAGAAGAAGGGATTGTTCCTGGGGGCGGGACTACTTTAATTCATCTGGCGAAAAAAGTTGATGAACTGAAAGCTCAACTGAGTGATGAGGAAAAAATTGGGGCGGGAATTATTGCCAAAGCCCTAGAAGCTCCTTTATTTTATATTGCCAGTAATGCTGGGGCTGAAGGCGCTGTGGTGGTGGAAAATGTCCGCAATACCGAGTTTAATATTGGTTATAATGCCTTAACTGGAACCTATGAAGATTTAATTGCTTCTGGGATTATTGACCCGGCAAAAGTGGTACGTTCGGCGTTGCAAAATGCCTCCTCAATTTCAGGATTAGTATTAACAACTGAAGCCTTAGTTGTGGAAAAACCTGAGAAGAAATCCGCCGATATGGATGCCATGGGCGGCATGGGTGGCATGGGCGGTATGGGCGGCATGGGCGGCATGGGTGGCATGGGTGGCATGGGCATGATGTAACCTATCCCTGGCGATTGGAAATCGCGGCTAAACAGATAAAACCCACCTTTGTGGGTTTAAAAACCTGAATTTTCTCTTAGTCCACGCAGGTGGACTTCGTTTGTGTAGTAGCGAATTATATTCGCCGAATACTATCTGGAGATTGCAAATCGCGGCTACACAGACAAAACCCACCTGGGTGGGTTAAATTTTGGATTAGTAATAGATGATTAATTCTGCCTATCAAATTGGGGGAAGTTTAGCTCAAGATGCTCCGACTTATGTAGTCAGAAAAGCGGATTTCGATCTGTATTCTCAATTACAACAGGGGCATTTTTGTTATGTTTTAAATTCTCGGCAAATGGGGAAATCTTCTCTGTTAGTTAAAACTCGTTATCGTTTACAACAAGAAGGTTTTCAGTGTGCGACCTTGGATATGACTCGCATTGGTAGCGAAATGGTGACGGAACAACAATGGTATAAAGGAATAGTTACTGAATTATGGCGCGGATTTAATCTTTTAGGTAAATTTAATTTAAAAAATTGGTGGAAAGAACAATCGGAAGTTTCTGTGATTCAACGTATTAGTAATTTTATAGAAGATATTTTATTGGTTGAATTTCCTGGTCAAAAATTAATTATTTTTGTTGATGAAATTGATAGTATTTTAAGTTTAAATTTTAAAGTAGATGATTTTTTTGCTTTAATTCGTTTTTGTTATAATCAACGGGCAATTAATCCTGAATATAACCGGATTAGCTTTGCCTTATTTGGAGTTGCTACCCCTTCAGCTTTAATTTCCGATCGCACTCGTACCCCCTTTAATATCGGAAAAGCCATTGAATTATCGGGTTTTACCCTGAATGAAGTTCAACCTTTAATTGAAGGTTTGGAGCCAAAAATTACTAATGCTAAAGCCATTATGCAAGAAATTATCGCTTGGACAGGAGGACAACCTTTTTTAACACAAAAAATATGTCAATTGGTGATAAATTTTACCGAAAAAACAATTAATCAAATATTAATTATTCCCCCCGGAACCGAAGGATTTTGGGTAGAATCATTGGTGCGATCGCAGATTATTTATAAATGGGAATCTCAAGATGAACCCGAACATTTAAAAACCATTCGTAACCGAATTCAAAATAACCCCGATCATATCGGCAGAATTTTAGGAATCTATCAAGATATTCTGCGAAATTTAGAAGTTTTAACCGATGATAGTAACGAACAATCAGAACTAATATTATCCGGTTTAGTGATCAAATATACCGGGTTTCTGCGGGTAAAAAATCGGATTTATCAAGAAGTCTTTGATTTAGATTGGGTTAACCAACAATTGAGGAACCTGCGACCCTATTCTCAAGGCTTTGATGCTTGGATAGAATCTCAACAACAAGATAGTTCTCGACTATTACGGGGACAGGCCTTAAAAGAAGCCCAAAATTGGTCAAGTGGTCGCAGTATTAGTGATTTAGATTATCAATTTTTAGCTAAAAGTGAAGAATTAGATCGGCAAGAAGTTCAAAAATCCTTAGAAGCTGCCAGAATGCTGGAAGTAGAAGCCCGACTAACCGAAGAAAAAAAGACCGCAAAACTGCAAAGATTTTTACTTATATCTGTTAGTAGTGCCCTAGTTATTACCATTATATTAGGTCTAATCTCAGGGTTTCAATATCATCAAGCTAGGGTGAATGAACACCAGGCAAAAATCAACGAAGTTAAAGCTATAAATCAATCATCTGAGTCCTTATTTGCTTTAAATCAAAGGTTTGAAGCCTTAATTCAATCCATGATAGCCTATCGAAAATTGCAAACCCTATCGGATGTGGATACAAAAATTCACCAGAATGTACAATTGACATTGCAAAAAGCGGTTTATGGGATTCAAGAATATAACCAACTGTTGGGGCATACCAGTATTATTCATGCGGTAGAATTTAGCCCCAAAGGAGATTTAATTGCTTCTGGGAGTCAGGATAAAACCATTAAACTTTGGAAACCAGATGGCACACTATTGAAAACTCTGATCGGACATCAGGATGGAGTTCTTAACGTTGCCTTCAGTCCCCGTCAACCCCTTCTCGCCTCAACCAGTTACGATAAAACTATTAAACTCTGGAATACCAATGGTTTATTAGTTAAAACCCTGACCGGACATCGGGATGCGGTCATGGCGGTAAGTTTCAGCCCGACTGAGGATAAACTCGTTTCTTCCAGTTTTGATCAAACCATTAAATTATGGACAACAGAGGGAAAACTCTTAAAAACCATCGCCGCCCATCCCAACAAAATTAAAACCGTTGTCTTTAGTCCCGATGGTCAGAGATTTGCCTCTGGGAGTGCCGATAATACGGTTAAAATTTGGACATCCGATGGCACACTATTAAAAACCCTGACCGGACATCAAGATGAAATTATGTCGGTGGCTTGGAGTCCCGATGGTGAAACCCTGGCCTCCGCTAGTCGAGATAAAACGGTTAAATTGTGGAGTCGGGAAGGGCTGTTAGTCAATACATTAGGCCCCTTTTATGATGCAGTTTGGACTCTAGCATTTAGTCCCAATCAGAAATTTTTAGCGGCGGGAATACGAAATAAAGAAGTACGACTCTGGCGAAAAGATGTCAAGACTTCTGTTTATACTCCTTATAAAACTTTATTAGGACATAATGGAGAAATAAGTGATATTGTCTTTAGTCCCAATAGTCAAATGATCGCTTCAGCAAGTTGGGATAACAGTATTAAACTTTGGAAAGTCAAAGATTATTTAGTCACTCGGTTAATCGATCATCAAGAAGGCATTTGGGGAATCGCCTTTAGTCCCGATGGTCAAACCATTGCTTCATCATCCTTAGATAAGACAATTAAACTCTGGACAAAACAGGGGAAATTATTACAAACCCTTACAGGACAAGACTCGTGGGTTAATCAGGTTGAGTTTAGTTCCAATGGTCAATGGTTAGCCTCAGCCTACTTAAATGGGACGATTCAACTTTGGAAAAAAGCTGAAAATGGAACCTTTATTACCCATCCCAATCAAACCCTATTAGGACATCAACAGGGGGTTTGGGGGATAAAATTTACCCCCGATAATCAATCAATTATTTCTGGAAGTTGGGATAAAACCGCTAGAATTTGGGGAATTGATGGAACACTCCGCCAAACTTTTAAGGGTCATAATGGTCAAGTTTGGAGCATTGCCATTCAGCCAGAGGGTAAATGGATTGCTTCAAGTTCCGATGATAATACGATAAAACTCTGGAAATTCAACGGTCAACTGCTACAAACATTAACTGGTCATCAAGATGGGATTTGGGGACTAGCTTTGAGTCCTGATGGACAAATTTTAGCCTCCGCCAGTCGAGACGAAACCATAAAATTATGGCGTTGGAGCCCTAGGATTAAATCCTTTATTTATGAAAATACCTTGAAGGGACACACCGCAACCGTGATGGCCGTCGCCTTCAGTCCTGACCAAAAATTATTAGCATCAGCCAGTCAGGATAAAACGATTAAACTTTGGAAACTCGATGGCACTTTAGTTAAAACTTTGAATGGTCATAATAATGAAGTTTATAATCTTAAATTTAGTCCCGATGGTAAAACTTTGGCTTCCGTTAGTGAAAATAAAACGGTGATATTATGGAATTTAGATCGAGTTTTAAATTTGAATGAATTCGCCTATGCTTGTAACTGGATAAAGGATTATTTAAAAACTAATTCCCAACTAAGTCCCGAAGATCGAATATTATGTCAGTAGTCAGGGAATAGGGAATGGGTAATAGGTAATAGGTAATGGGTAATGGGAATAAGCACTTAACCGTCAACAAACAATAACAAGGTAAAAATCATGATCAAATTATTAGGATTTTTGGCTATTGCAGGAACGTTTCTGAATGTTGCACCTCAGATAAATTCTTTAGCCTCCTTTGTACCCAATTCTTCCATACAATTAGCTCAAAATTCTAGCCCCGCTTCCTCCATTCAAGGCTATTGTTTTTCTATTGCTGATGATAATATGGACTCCATCGCCCGAATTTATCTTGATGGAAATAAAGTCACGGGTCGGGTTGAAGCTACGATTCATAATCAAAAAGCATCCTACTATACGTCCTATACCCAAATATTACAAGGAACGAAAAATGGCAATAAATTAAACTTGAATATTACCACAAAAATTGAGTTAGATACTCAAAAAACTAAGGAAACTTGGACGTTAAATGCAGACTCTTTAAATACGGGACGAATAGTTTATAAAAAACAACCCTGTTTAGTCTCTCAAATTCGTTTTGCACCTGGGAAAAATTCAGCAACTATGAGTCAGTCGGTGGTGCGAGGAACTCGCAATATCTATTTATTAAAAGCCAACCAAGGTCAAAGAATGGATCTTAAAATTACCGCTTTAGAAAATAACGCTGTTTTTGATGTAATTGCCCCCAATGGGCAGGTTTTGAAAACCGAAGCTACCCAGTCTAGTTTGAAATTACCCGCCACCGGAAATTATGAGATTATCGTCGGTGGAACCCGAGGGAATGCTAGTTATCAATTAACTGTTAAAATTCAATAATTCCAGGAAAAAAAACGGGTTTTTGCCGTAGGTAGGGGGTAATTCATGAATTACCCCTACTACCATAAATCATTTAGGATACAAACCCGGTTTCTGGTTTATAGTTAATCAACGGTTTTGTCAGCTTTCCAACCTGATTGATAATAGACTTTTGACCCGTTATCAGGAACAAAATGACAAGACCAGTAGGATTGAATAAAACTTTTCCAAATCGGTTCATCAGAACAATGATAATAGTCACCCAGTAGGGGTTTAATTGCTTCCGTTGCTGTTTTTAAATGATAGTGGGGCATATTCAAGAAAATGTGATGAGCAACGTGAGTTCCGATATTATGATGAATGGGATTAATAAAGCCATAATCTCGGTCAATAGTTGATAAAGCCCCTTTCAGGAAATACCAATCTTCTCCTCGATACCAGGGAATATCAGCCTCAGTATGATGTAAGTAAGTAACTAAATCTAGCCACATCACAAACACGAAATAGGGCATGAAATAGTATTTTAGAAAGAACAACCATCCAAACTGATAGGTTATAAACCCTAAAAAGCCTACCATCACGATCATCAAAGATGTACTGGTAATAACATCCCATTTTTCTGACTTTTTAAACATAGGGCTACTCGGTAAAAAGTGAGAGCCTTTACGAAGGGGAGAAGAACTACGGAACAGATAAACCGGATAGGCGACTAAGGGGATATAAAAGGGCAACAGCTTTTCATACCAAACCATCTGATTGAACTTACTTTCCGTCACCGGATGCCAACTTTCATCGGTATCAATATTTCCGGTATTGGCGTGATGGGTTCTATGGCTGATGCGCCAACCGTGATAGGGAACTAGAATCGGAATATGGGACAAATGGCCAATTAAGTTATTTAGCCATTTGATTTTGGAGAAAGACCCATGACCGCAATCATGGCCCACAACAAATAACGCCCAAAACATCGTTCCTTGCATCACCCAAAAAATGGGGAAAAACAGCCAAGAATCGAGTTTATAGGCGATAAAATACAGACCTGCGATGATCGAAATATCAATAAAGAAGTAACTCAGAGATTTCCAGACCGAGGGTTCAAAACACTGGGCAGGAATTGCCGCCCTGATATCTTGGAGAGTAAAGGGTAACTCTGATTTCTTGGTTGCTGATGAGGCACTAATCGTGGCTTGGTTAGACTTATTGGATGATTGCACAGATATTGTGATTGAATCTGAGTGAGTAGTCCCCAGTTGTGTTTTTACCCCAAACTGAATCGCAAACATCAGGGTTTGGGATGCTAACCTAAACTGCGGTTCTGAACGGCTTTTATTTTACCTTGATTAGATGTTAATTTTCGCAACAAATCTTAAATGATCGAAATTATTTAGCCAATCTCGGCCAGGGGTGGGTCTTCCATACCTTCAGATTTGTTGTTGGGCTTTAGCCCTCTCCGGAGGGCTAAAGCCCAACAACGTTTTATATTTGGGAATTATTATGACCAATTAGGGTAACTCCCCAAATTGTTCTCGATATTTTGCTAATAGTGTTTCTGCTGCTATTGCTGCTTCTTCGGGAGTGGGGAGGAGTTGACCGTCTGAGGTGAAAAAACGCAATTGGGAGTTATAAACACCTAAAAATAATTCTAATTGTTGACTCCATAACCATCCTTGAGAATTAGGTTCAAGGGGTTGATATTTACCCTCAACTAAATGAAATCCGGCTAATTCTAAGGTATCAGGATCAAACCAAAAATAATCAAAGGTGCGAAAGTTATCTTGATAGAGTTGTTTTTTTAATCCTTTATCAATTTCTGCCGTGGATGGAGATAAAAGTTCAATAATAATATTAGGATATTTGCCTTCTTCCCAAATCATCCAACTGCGTCTGGGTTTGCGTTCTGTGTCTAAAACTACAAAGAAATCTGGCCCTCTAAAATCCTGTGATTTTTTTTGATTCGGGTTAAAATAGATAGTTAAATTTCCAGAAACATAAAAATCTTGACGGTTTCGCCACCACCACTCTAAAAGATGAATCAGGAGATCAATTTGTCTGCGGTGTAAATCACTTTCCACGGGAGGTTCCTCACTCCATAAATCACTAGGTGGAAATATAATATCATCAAACTCTTCTGGTTGTTCTAATCTTTGAAGGTTAGCGGGTTCGTGATCAACAATAAACATAAACAGGTTAACCCAATTAGGATAAATATAGTTTAGCGTAACTTTGAATCATTTGTCGAATAGATTGATATTAAATCGACAAAGATTGTTTTTATTGAGGAGGAGTTATTTTTGATAAGGGTTGAATGGCATTTTTTAAAGTTTCCTTGTTTAACTCAAGTTTGGGCTTAGGAACAGAACTAATATTAGTTAGGGGTAAACGAGCTAATGCCAATTCTGAAGTTGATGTTTTTTCAAAATCGTTATTAATTAAAATAGCACTATTCAGAATTTCTAACTGAGCATCAACAATATCATCATAGTTTTCATACCAACTAGCGATCGCAATTGACAATGTTTCAATATCATCGGGTAAGGGTTCAATTAACTCGATTAATTCTTGACGGTGTGAGTCAATAAATAATTGAGGCTGTTCTTCTAGTAATTTCAAAAAAGCCTCTAGGTTTTGATGGTAAAAAGACATAGACTAATCCTCCAACTTAATATAAAATTGATTATATCAAATTCAAGGTTAATTTTGTAACCCGACCTCAAAAAAACCGTTTTTTTCAGAAACTGGGTTTATGTACTGTTATACTAAGAGAACATCCTAAACCGCAGGATATAATAATTGAGGTAAAATCACCGATGACATACCTAGAAGAAATTACAATTAAAGTTCCTGTTGATATTGCTGAAAGTTACCGCCAGGCTAACGAACAAGAAAAACAACAGATAGAAACTAGAATTGCCTTTTTATTGAAAAGTCAAACGATATCTCGAAAAATGGCTATTAATAAATTGCGACAAACGATGAGTGAAATCGGTCAAAAAGCCGTTGCGAAAGGATTAAGTCCTGAGATTTTAGAAGATATATTAAAAGATCATGAAGGATAAACTGTTTGTTTTTGATGCGAATATTATTATCAGTGCAGTTTTAATCCCTCAAAGTAAGCCAGATTTAGCTATCCGTAAAGCTCAAGATTCAGGAAGTATTTTAATGTCTCCTGAAATTTGGGCGGAATTAGAACAAGTTTTAGCACGACCAAAATTTGATCGATATATTTCTTCGGAAGATCGAAGCAAGTTTTTAGGAGATTTTTTAGATACAGTTATTCTGGTTATGGAAATAACAGAAAAAATTCAAGAATGCCGTGATCCCAAGGATAATAAATATTTGGAATTAGCTGTTAATGGTCAAGCTGATTGTCTTATAACTGGAGATGCCGATTTATTGATTTTAAACCCATTTCGAGAAAAACCTGTGATCACTGTATCTGATTTTTTAAATTTAAAATCAGTTTAATTAAAAGTTTTCATTAACTTCAGAAATACAGCCCTAACTGGTGTGACCTCTCCCCCTTACCTTACAACTGATGGGTTTGGGGGTTGGGTCATACATTTACAAGGAATAATTAAACAGCCTTGAAGGGCTTAAAAAGACGGATTGACGAATATTAGATCTAATGACCCCCCACACTAAAAACAGCCCGTTTGTAGGCTTCATCAAGCACTTCTGAAAGGGTAGGATGGGTATGAACTGAGAAGACTAAATCATGGACAGATTGACGGTGATACATAGCATTTGCCGCTTCTTGAATTAAATCAGAAGCATGAAGACCAAAGATATGAACTCCTAAAATTTCCCCCGTATCTTTCCGATAAATCACTTTAGCCATACCTTCGGTTTCTCCCTCCGCAATTGCTTTAGAATTACCCTTAAAATAGGTTTTTACCGTTGCAATTTCAAACCCTTCTGTTTGTCCTAATTCCTTTGCAGCAGGTTCAGTTAAACCCACATAACTAATTTCAGGATGGGTAAAAGCAGCCGCCGGAATACTACGATAATCTACGGCGCGAGGACGTCCGCAAATAGTCTCTACAACGGCTACTCCCTGGGCGGATGCGGTATGGGCTAACATCATTTTACCCGTCGCATCTCCAATCGCCCATAAATGGGGAACAGGTTCGCCTCCAGACAATACCTCTAAATGATCATTTGTAGGAATAAAACCGCCCCGAATAGGTTCAACATTCACCGATTCTAAACCTAAATTTTTACTCACCGGAATCCGCCCGGTAGCAACCAAACAAGCATCCACTTCTAGTACTTCTTCTACTTCTTTAGTTTTGGTATCGGCTAACTCAATAATAACCGGAGAACCAGGCGTTACTTTTAAGGCTAATTTTCCGACTTTAGTTTCAATATCCCTGGGATTAATTAAAACCCGTTGAGCTAATTTAGCAATATCAGGATCAAAAGTTGGCATTAATTGATCTAAGGCTTCAATCATGGTAACTTCACAACCTAAAGCCGTATAAATATCAGAAAATTCTAATCCGATATAGCCACTTCCAATAATCGCAATCCATTGGGGTAGGGATGCTAATTTAACCGCATCATCACTGGTAAAAACTGTTTGATGATCAATCGTAATTCCTGGGGGAACAAAAGGCACAGAACCCGGTGCTAAAATAATATCTTTAGCGGTAATTGTTTTTTCTCCGTTAGTAGTTTCAACGGTAACTTTATTCGCCCCGGCAATTTTACCCCAACCTTGAATTACATCAACCCCTAACCGCTTCAAACTATTAGTCAAGTCACCCCGAAGTTTAGTGACAATATTATCAGCATGGTTAGCAATTTGTTCACGATCAAAACTGACTTGTCCTAACTGAATCCCTAAATTTTTTAAGTGATGGGTATTATGTAATTCTCTGACCCGTCCCGACGCCGCTAATAACGCTTTAGAGGGAATACAGCCTCGGTTAACACAAGTTCCCCCCATGTCCGCCGCCTCAATAATTGCGGTTTTCAAGCCACAACCGACGGCGTGGATAGCAGCACCATGTCCGCCCACTCCCGCACCAATAATCACTAAATCGTAATCCATATTCTGTTACTACTCTATTGGGATTAAAAAATATTACCGTTTTCCCTGTCCCTTGCCAACTCAATAACCTTTACAAACCTAAAATTAGTTTGGTCTGCCCCCGGCTTTTTGCGGTAAGCTAGACTCGATTACTGTGTTTATCACCCTGATCATAACATGAAAACCAAACTTGCGACTATTACATTAAGTCTGATTTTATCGGTACTTTTCCCTTTACAAAGTTTTGCGGGAACCGTTTTAGAAGACATTAAAAGAACCGGAGTTTTAAAAGCAGGAGTCCGACAAGATGCACCCCCATTAGGATTTGTTACATCCGATGGAAAGTGGGAAGGATATTGTATTGAATTAATGGATTTATTAGGAGAAAGATTGCAAAAACAGTTAAAATTAAGTAAACCCATAGAGGTACAATTAATTCCTTCAAATTTACAAAATCGCGAACAATTAGTCAGGGAAGGAAAAGTTCATTTAGAATGTGGCCCTAATACAATTTTGAGGAATCCAGAACCAGGTATTACTTATTCTGATCGGTTTTTAGCCACGGGAGTTCACTTATTAGTTAGACCGGATAATCAATCTTATATTCAACCATCGGGAGCTTTAGAAGCTATTTCCATTGGAGTTTTACCTGCATCCTTAACCCAACAGTTTATTAGCAGTCGCTATTCCTTAGCAAAAGTTGTAGAATACCCAGGAGTTGATGGTCGAAAAAATGCCGCCGAAGATGTAGTTCAAGGTCGTTTAAATGCCTTCGCTAGTGATGGATTATTATTAATTGGAGAAGTGCTCAGAAATCCAGAAATAAAACCTCAAGATTACGCTTTAATTCCCAAAGAACCCTTAACCTGTGAATTTTATGGAATGATTCTCCCCGCCGGAGATATGTCTTGGATTAATACGGTAAATTCCTTGATCTTAGTCGAAGAAACAGTTAATATTTTAACGGGATTATACGGAAAAGATTCAGACTATGTAAAAACCCTCGAAGCGGCTCATAATAAATGTTTACAATAAACCGGGAAAATTGCTAAGTCAGCCAACCACAAGGTTTAATCTTTAAACGGGTATCCTTGAAAATATCCAGGGATACCTCGATATATCCCCGATGATCGATATCAACTTACCCATGATTATTTAGTCGCTTTGATTCGTGAACAAAAAGGAGAACGATTAATTGCTAAATTAGAACTAGAACGAGATCAAGCTCAACGCAAAATTATTGAGGAGAAACCCAATAGTTTTGTCAACCGGGCGATCGCTTCTGTATTTCGTTGGATTAATGCTGATTAGTATGGACAATAAACCTCAAACAGAACAGGAAAAAATGCTGGCGGGAGAATTATATCTCGGCAACGATCCAGAGTTAGTTTTAGGACGGAAACGTGCTTCCAAACTCACTCGTTTATATAATAGTACCACAGAAGATGAGTTAGAAACTCGTCAATTAATTCTCTTGGAATTATTCGATAAAATCGGAAATAATCTGTTCATCACTCCCCCATTTTATTGTGATTATGGCTGTTATATTAAACTGGGGAATAATGTTTACATGAACTTTAACTGTATTATCTTAGACTGCAATTATGTTGAAATTGGGGATAATGTTTTATTAGCGCCTAACGTTCAAATTTATGCCGCCTATCATCCAATTGATCCCGCATTACGCCTAACCGGAAAAGAATTAGCAGCACCGATTAAAATAGGTGATAATGTTTGGATTGGCGGCGGTGCAATTATCTGTCCAGGCGTAGAAATTGGTGATAATACCACCATTGGCGCAGGAAGTGTGGTGGTTGATAATATTCCTCCTAGAGTTCTAGCAGCCGGGAATCCTTGTCGGGTGATTCGGAATTTATAGGGAACGCCGGATCTGGGAACAGCCCCCCAAACCTCCGTGCACGGGGGGCTAGGGCGGGAGGGAACGCCGGATCTGGGGGAAAGAGTTTATCCCTCGATTCCTTGGATTAATCGGCTAATTTCTGGATAGGTTCCCAGTGTTGAATGTCCTGTAACAACGCCTCATATCCAGCAACATTGGGGTGTAAACCATCAGAACATAACCGAGATTTCCACCAATGTTCCCCTCGATCTGTCCAAATTTCTAATAAATCTAAATAGGGAATATTGCGATCTAAACAGGCGAGACGAGTGGCATCTTTGTAGCGAAATTGATCGGCTAAAGTATAATATAAACAGCCCTGAAAGGGCATTTTACTTTCATCAACTGGAACCATTCCCACAAACACAACCTGACACATTTTTTCAGCTTGATCTAATAAATGATTTAGGGTAGTTTCAAAATGATCAAATTCCGTGTAATTGCGACCTTGAAACGATTGTACCCGCGCCGAATCATTTAATCCCACAGAAAAAATACTCACATCCGGTAAACGGTTGCGTAATTCTCCGCGATGGCGCAATTCTTGGTCAAGGCGATCGCAAACTTGAATCACCCGATTTCCCCGTACCCCCAAATTGTAGAGAATCGGGCCAACGCTCTCCGGTGACATCCATTGACGCCGCAGTCGTTCCACCCAGCCGCCCCCTTCAGGATCACCAAATCCATAGACGAGACTATCTCCTAACACCACGACTTTCAGAGGCTGACGTTGGGGCACAATAGACAAATTAGCTAGGGTGGGATTGATCGCTGCTTGCATTTTGCTGGAAAATCCTGATGGATGGACAGTTTACCCGGTCAGAATCGCAATTGGTTTCTACAGGGGGTTTATAAAAGTTAACATCTCAAGGAGCTTTTCACTAGATTCCCTACCTAAATATTTCGCAAATTTTTGCACTGATTGACCATAAGTTACTTGCAACTGGTATGCTCAATGTGAGTTCTGTCTTCTGACAGCCCATCGGCTTTACGACAGCACCGGGAGCATCTTCGCTCTATGACTTCAACCGAAAGATAACTAGCCGTGGAATCTTGGCTAAAAGCTGTTTGGATGTCCCAGGGGAATATTCCCTGCTATATATAAACTGAAACTGATTTGCAGGAGGCAACTTGCTAAATGCAAGGCTCTTTAAACGAAATTGATATTCGTAGTATTTTACAACTGATTGAGCTTGGCCAGAGGACAGGGGAACTCATGGTAGAAGCTTACAGTTCATCCCAGACGACGATGGAAATGGAACGCCATCCCATTCGTCTCACGGGACAGTGTTGGCTGGTTTTTTCTTGGAATGGTCGAATTATCTATGCCGGCCAAAGCGAAGGCAGTCTCCAGAGATTACGGGATTATTTACGGCGCTATCAAGCTGAAACCGTCCTTTCGGAGTTGGAAATTCCTTCG includes:
- a CDS encoding hypothetical protein (protein of unknown function DUF820), whose product is MFIVDHEPANLQRLEQPEEFDDIIFPPSDLWSEEPPVESDLHRRQIDLLIHLLEWWWRNRQDFYVSGNLTIYFNPNQKKSQDFRGPDFFVVLDTERKPRRSWMIWEEGKYPNIIIELLSPSTAEIDKGLKKQLYQDNFRTFDYFWFDPDTLELAGFHLVEGKYQPLEPNSQGWLWSQQLELFLGVYNSQLRFFTSDGQLLPTPEEAAIAAETLLAKYREQFGELP
- the lpdA gene encoding dihydrolipoamide dehydrogenase; the protein is MDYDLVIIGAGVGGHGAAIHAVGCGLKTAIIEAADMGGTCVNRGCIPSKALLAASGRVRELHNTHHLKNLGIQLGQVSFDREQIANHADNIVTKLRGDLTNSLKRLGVDVIQGWGKIAGANKVTVETTNGEKTITAKDIILAPGSVPFVPPGITIDHQTVFTSDDAVKLASLPQWIAIIGSGYIGLEFSDIYTALGCEVTMIEALDQLMPTFDPDIAKLAQRVLINPRDIETKVGKLALKVTPGSPVIIELADTKTKEVEEVLEVDACLVATGRIPVSKNLGLESVNVEPIRGGFIPTNDHLEVLSGGEPVPHLWAIGDATGKMMLAHTASAQGVAVVETICGRPRAVDYRSIPAAAFTHPEISYVGLTEPAAKELGQTEGFEIATVKTYFKGNSKAIAEGETEGMAKVIYRKDTGEILGVHIFGLHASDLIQEAANAMYHRQSVHDLVFSVHTHPTLSEVLDEAYKRAVFSVGGH
- a CDS encoding putative ABC transporter solute-binding protein yields the protein MKTKLATITLSLILSVLFPLQSFAGTVLEDIKRTGVLKAGVRQDAPPLGFVTSDGKWEGYCIELMDLLGERLQKQLKLSKPIEVQLIPSNLQNREQLVREGKVHLECGPNTILRNPEPGITYSDRFLATGVHLLVRPDNQSYIQPSGALEAISIGVLPASLTQQFISSRYSLAKVVEYPGVDGRKNAAEDVVQGRLNAFASDGLLLIGEVLRNPEIKPQDYALIPKEPLTCEFYGMILPAGDMSWINTVNSLILVEETVNILTGLYGKDSDYVKTLEAAHNKCLQ
- a CDS encoding maltose transacetylase, which produces MLISMDNKPQTEQEKMLAGELYLGNDPELVLGRKRASKLTRLYNSTTEDELETRQLILLELFDKIGNNLFITPPFYCDYGCYIKLGNNVYMNFNCIILDCNYVEIGDNVLLAPNVQIYAAYHPIDPALRLTGKELAAPIKIGDNVWIGGGAIICPGVEIGDNTTIGAGSVVVDNIPPRVLAAGNPCRVIRNL
- a CDS encoding lipolytic enzyme, G-D-S-L, giving the protein MQAAINPTLANLSIVPQRQPLKVVVLGDSLVYGFGDPEGGGWVERLRRQWMSPESVGPILYNLGVRGNRVIQVCDRLDQELRHRGELRNRLPDVSIFSVGLNDSARVQSFQGRNYTEFDHFETTLNHLLDQAEKMCQVVFVGMVPVDESKMPFQGCLYYTLADQFRYKDATRLACLDRNIPYLDLLEIWTDRGEHWWKSRLCSDGLHPNVAGYEALLQDIQHWEPIQKLAD